In a single window of the Actinomycetota bacterium genome:
- a CDS encoding MFS transporter, whose amino-acid sequence MTRSQPSTRPPPASIRAGWRLLVVVVAVAVNLRPAIAAVPPVLDTIQADLGLSATRAGLLTALPVVCMGLFAPAGATLARRIGRERAVTFALALVACGALVRGLDASAVPLYGGTLLAGVGIALGGVLLPGVVKAWFPSRAGAVTGLYTAGLVGGAMVAAAATVPLMEALGSGWPAAIGAWGLLAVAALVAWVPVTRRLPVAADPAPGRTRLPWGSGVAWRVTLYMGSQSLLYYAALTWLSPLYVAAGWSAGRAGLLLGLFSLTQVFSALAVPALADRGGDHRPWLALCVGTVTAMLAAFGLAPMAAPWLWATLLGLGVGGMFALALTLLVKVVSTPAAAAHLSGMALLVGYLLAATGPVLAGVLYDAVGSYRLVFLALSGIGVATLAVGVSVRPADRI is encoded by the coding sequence TTGACCCGGTCCCAGCCCTCCACCCGGCCGCCGCCGGCCAGCATCCGGGCCGGCTGGCGGCTGCTGGTGGTCGTGGTCGCGGTCGCGGTGAACCTGCGACCGGCCATCGCCGCCGTGCCGCCGGTGCTGGACACCATCCAGGCCGACCTCGGGCTGTCGGCCACCCGGGCCGGGCTCCTCACCGCCCTCCCGGTGGTCTGCATGGGGCTGTTCGCCCCCGCCGGGGCGACCCTGGCCCGGCGGATCGGGCGCGAGCGGGCCGTGACCTTCGCGCTCGCCCTGGTCGCCTGCGGCGCACTGGTCCGCGGCCTGGACGCCTCGGCGGTGCCGCTGTACGGCGGGACCCTGCTCGCCGGCGTCGGGATCGCCCTCGGCGGGGTCCTGCTCCCCGGCGTGGTCAAGGCCTGGTTCCCATCCCGGGCCGGCGCGGTCACCGGGCTGTACACCGCCGGTCTGGTCGGCGGGGCGATGGTCGCCGCCGCGGCCACGGTGCCGCTCATGGAGGCGCTCGGCAGCGGATGGCCGGCCGCCATCGGCGCCTGGGGGCTGCTGGCGGTGGCCGCGCTGGTCGCCTGGGTGCCGGTGACCCGGCGGCTCCCGGTGGCGGCCGACCCGGCCCCCGGCCGGACGCGGCTGCCCTGGGGCAGCGGCGTCGCCTGGCGGGTCACGCTGTACATGGGCTCCCAGTCCCTGCTCTACTACGCGGCCCTCACCTGGCTGTCCCCCCTGTATGTGGCGGCCGGCTGGAGCGCCGGCCGGGCCGGGCTGCTGCTCGGCCTGTTCAGCCTCACCCAGGTCTTCTCGGCGCTGGCCGTCCCAGCCCTGGCTGACCGCGGCGGCGACCACCGGCCGTGGCTGGCCCTGTGCGTCGGCACGGTCACGGCCATGCTGGCCGCGTTCGGCCTGGCCCCGATGGCCGCTCCCTGGCTGTGGGCGACCCTGCTCGGCCTCGGCGTCGGTGGGATGTTCGCCCTCGCCCTCACCCTGCTGGTCAAGGTCGTCTCGACCCCGGCCGCGGCCGCCCACCTGTCCGGCATGGCCCTGCTGGTCGGCTACCTGCTCGCCGCCACCGGCCCGGTCCTGGCCGGCGTCCTCTACGACGCGGTCGGCTCCTACCGGCTCGTGTTCCTGGCCCTGTCCGGGATCGGTGTCGCAACCCTGGCCGTCGGCGTGTCCGTCCGACCGGCCGACCGGATCTGA